AATACGACTAAAGTAGAAGCCATTTGCTATAGCCGTTGGCAGCCGCAACCCAATCATCTACCTACACAATATTTTTGCAACAGGAGTTCCCATGAATAAAAGAATTATTACGAACCTCGCCCTGTCGGCACTTATGGTATCCTTTGTTTTCTTAGGCGCCGGTTGCGGCAAGAAAACAGTAATTCCACCGGAGGGTACCGGTGGCGATGCCGATGGCAAAAACATCAAATATCCCATGGCGGAGGGTGGCTTTTCCCAGGATAACCTGCCGCGGGTCGGCACCCTTGATGACAAAAACGCCCCTCTCGGCAGCTATGCCGATCAACAGTCCGATGAATTCAAGCGGTTACATGGACGCTGTTCCGAGGGCCTCTTCCCCATATACTTTGACTTCGATCAGGCTGGGGTTCGTGGGGATATGGAGTCGGTAGTGAACCGCGATGCTGAATATATCAAGTCTCATCCCGGTATCCGGGTGACCATTGAGGGCAATACCGATGACAGGGGTACCAACGAATACAACATGGCCTTGGGTGAGAGAAGGGCACTCAACGTGCAAAAGAAGCTCGTAATTCTGGGCATTGATGCACGCAATCTGCAGACCTTATCATATGGCGAGGAAAGACCGCTGTTCATTGGCCAGGATGAAAATGCCTACAGCGGCAACCGGCGTGTCGATCTGATAGCAAAGTAGTATTCTGTGAAAGGTCCGGCCCTGTCTCCTGTCGGGGCCGGATCTATTGTCCCCTCTTTCTCGCGACTTCTTCGAGAATTTTCCGTACCACGGTTTCAAGATTGATCTCTGTCGTGTCGATCAAAACAGCGTCGTCCGCCTTTTTCAGCGGGGCTACGGCTCGGTTTTGGTCATTATTGTCACGCTCACGAGTCAGGGCCAAAATCTCCTGGAGATTTGCAGTAACACCGTTTCTGGCCAGCTGGGCGACACGTCTTCTCGCCCTTTCCTCGGGTTTTGCGTCAAGGAAGAACTTATATGCGGCGTTCGGGAAAATGACCGTCCCGGTATCCCTGCCTTCGGCAACAATCCTGCCTTTGGTTCCATAGGCCTTTTGTATTTCGGAGAGAATGTCCCTGATTATCGGCAAGGCGGAAACCCGGGATGCGAGCATGGCCATTTCCGGCGTGCGGATGATCTGACTGACATTTTCACCATTAACAAAGACCCCGACATCACTCATCTCATCGGCCGCGGGCTGGAGCTCCAAGACGAAGGTTGTCATAGCTGCGGCAATGGCCTTATTGTTGTCGAGAGCCACGGCGTGGCGATCCAGATACCAGCCAACCGCCCGGTACATCGCTCCGGTGTCCAGATAGGCAAAACCCGTTGCTGCTGCCACCTTCCTGCTCACTGTCGATTTGCCAACCCCGGAAGGGCCGTCGATAGTAATGATTTCTATTTTTTCAGACATAGTTCAGCTCAACAAGACAGTCAGCCAGCGATCCGAGAAACCTCTTGTTCTCCTCTTCAGTGCCGACGGAAATCCGGATAAAATTGGTGAAACCATAGGCCCCCATCGGGCGGATAATGACGCCCTTGGCCAGCATGGCATGGTACAGGAGATCGGCATCGCCATGCACATCTATGAGAAAGAAGTTGGTCTGGGATGGATAACTTGTGCAACCCAGCTTATCTACCTCCTGTCTCAGGAAATTGAGGGCATCGGCGGTAAGGCGGA
This DNA window, taken from Desulforhopalus sp., encodes the following:
- a CDS encoding OmpA family protein: MNKRIITNLALSALMVSFVFLGAGCGKKTVIPPEGTGGDADGKNIKYPMAEGGFSQDNLPRVGTLDDKNAPLGSYADQQSDEFKRLHGRCSEGLFPIYFDFDQAGVRGDMESVVNRDAEYIKSHPGIRVTIEGNTDDRGTNEYNMALGERRALNVQKKLVILGIDARNLQTLSYGEERPLFIGQDENAYSGNRRVDLIAK
- the cmk gene encoding (d)CMP kinase, giving the protein MSEKIEIITIDGPSGVGKSTVSRKVAAATGFAYLDTGAMYRAVGWYLDRHAVALDNNKAIAAAMTTFVLELQPAADEMSDVGVFVNGENVSQIIRTPEMAMLASRVSALPIIRDILSEIQKAYGTKGRIVAEGRDTGTVIFPNAAYKFFLDAKPEERARRRVAQLARNGVTANLQEILALTRERDNNDQNRAVAPLKKADDAVLIDTTEINLETVVRKILEEVARKRGQ